GGCGGGCGGCGAACACCGGCACGAGGAAGCCCAGCGGGATTCCGACGATCATCATGGTGGAGACCATCATCCCGGCGGTGGCGGCCGGGTGGCCGGCGTCCCGCATGATCTCCGGAAGCCACGACAGGAGCACGTAGAACATCAGCGACGCCAGGCCCATGAACGCGGCGACGGACCAGGCGGTCGGGGAGCGCAGCAGCGATCCCCCGGCGCGCGGGGCGGTGACGGGCGGCGTCGGGGCGCGGCGGCCGCGCAGGGCGAGCGGACCCCACACGAGCGCGGCGACCAGCGACGGGACGGCCCAGACGGCGAGCGCGAGCCGCCAGCCGCCCGCCTCCTCCAGCGGCACCGCGAGCCCGGCGGCGACCGCGCCGCTGGCCGCCATCAGCATCATCGCGAGGCCGGTCAGCGAGCCCAGGCGGGACGGGAACGCGCGCTTGATCACAGCCGGCATGAGGACGTTGCCCATCGCGATCCCCGCCCCGGCCAGGACCGTTCCAACGAACAGCGAGACCGGGGACTGCACGACCCGCAGCACGATCCCCGCCGTGATCATGACGAGGGAGCCGGCGATCGCGGTCTCGGTGCCGAACCGGCGCGCGACGACCGGCGCGGCGGCCGCGAACACTCCCAGGCACAGCACCGGCAGCGTGGTGAGGACGCCGGTCTCCGCGCCCGACAGCCCGAACGCGTCCCTGAGGTCGCCGAGCACCGGCGAGATCCCGGTGATCGCGGCACGCAGGTTGATCGTCAGCAGCACCAGGCCGACGAGCGACCACACGGCCGCGGCCCGGGAACCCGGAGTCGTAGAGCTGTTCATGTCACCTTCGCTGTTCTTCGGTCGCTTCGAGCGCAGGGTCTACTGCGTCAAGCCGGTTCTTCCGCGTTCCGGTGCCGATGTCCCGCCTGTCGCCGGGCACCACGACGGCCGCCCATGGGGTGGCGGGTCACGCCCCCGGCCATGGTGCTGGCTCGCGCTCCCGCGCTAGGTCTCCTGCGGAGC
The sequence above is a segment of the Actinomadura coerulea genome. Coding sequences within it:
- a CDS encoding CynX/NimT family MFS transporter, which produces MNSSTTPGSRAAAVWSLVGLVLLTINLRAAITGISPVLGDLRDAFGLSGAETGVLTTLPVLCLGVFAAAAPVVARRFGTETAIAGSLVMITAGIVLRVVQSPVSLFVGTVLAGAGIAMGNVLMPAVIKRAFPSRLGSLTGLAMMLMAASGAVAAGLAVPLEEAGGWRLALAVWAVPSLVAALVWGPLALRGRRAPTPPVTAPRAGGSLLRSPTAWSVAAFMGLASLMFYVLLSWLPEIMRDAGHPAATAGMMVSTMMIVGIPLGFLVPVFAARLRDQRPLVVAVAATMVVGLVGLLLAPSAGWTWVVILGIGTGSAFPLAFTLLSLRSPNPATAAGLSGMAQTGGYLLAAAGPLAVGVLHDATGGWNVPVSLLLVLVVPEVVVGLLAARPGFVHPARPAAPLVEPKALPAPEPARTH